In Aquimarina sp. TRL1, a single window of DNA contains:
- a CDS encoding DUF4126 domain-containing protein, which produces MQETIISICLGIGLAVSVGFRVFLPLLAVSLAGYFQIIPLNEEWQWVGSNAAIITLSVATVVEIFAYYIPWFDNLLDSIAIPLAAIAGTAVMVSTVANLDPFLTWSLAIIAGGGTAASVKSTMGASRLTSTATTGGLANPVVATVETGTATVMSVASVFAPLIAIVLVIGLFFLFRKMYKKLFKGSKEK; this is translated from the coding sequence ATGCAAGAAACAATTATAAGTATCTGTCTGGGAATAGGATTGGCAGTTTCTGTTGGGTTCAGGGTGTTTTTACCCTTATTAGCAGTAAGTTTAGCTGGTTATTTTCAGATTATACCATTAAACGAAGAATGGCAGTGGGTAGGGAGTAATGCTGCTATTATTACATTATCAGTAGCTACTGTCGTAGAGATCTTCGCCTATTACATTCCCTGGTTTGATAATTTATTAGATTCCATTGCGATCCCATTAGCAGCAATTGCAGGAACCGCTGTAATGGTATCTACAGTAGCAAATTTGGATCCCTTTCTTACATGGTCGCTTGCTATTATCGCAGGAGGGGGGACTGCAGCTTCTGTGAAGAGTACGATGGGAGCCTCCCGCTTAACATCGACGGCAACCACAGGAGGATTGGCAAACCCTGTAGTTGCGACCGTAGAAACAGGAACTGCGACTGTTATGTCAGTAGCTTCTGTATTTGCACCTCTTATTGCTATCGTATTGGTTATCGGATTATTTTTTCTCTTTAGAAAGATGTACAAAAAACTATTTAAAGGTTCAAAAGAAAAATAA
- a CDS encoding ATP-dependent RecD-like DNA helicase, protein MRETEFYTLLKNDFPFQPTIKQDVVLQKIAQFVLSDDKDGLFLLKGYAGTGKTTLIGTLVKNLWKAKLSPVLLAPTGRAAKVISNYSGKQAQTIHRNIYYPKKNGSGGMAFQLKQNKKRNAIFIVDEASMISDAPSESKLFENGSLLDDLMMHVYSGHRCKILFIGDTAQLPPVKLEVSPALEVDTLSLGFNKEVTAIELDEVVRQAEDSGILMNATRLRELLNEGFYDHFQFDIQGYPDVIRLIDGHEIMDALNDSYANAGHEESVIVVRSNKRANIYNKQIRSRILFQEEELSAGDYLMVVKNNYYWLDTKSEAGFIANGDTIKVLEIYGIKELYGFRFAEVKISMVDYPNQKPFDTVLVLDTLEAETPSLTYEDSNRLYQEVMKDYENETSKYKKFMKVKNNKYFNALQVKFSYAITCHKSQGGQWDTIFIEQPYLPDGISKDYLRWLYTAVTRAKEKLYLIGFKDDFFIEN, encoded by the coding sequence ATGAGGGAAACAGAATTTTACACACTATTAAAAAATGATTTTCCCTTCCAACCTACTATAAAACAGGATGTCGTTCTGCAAAAAATAGCACAATTTGTGTTGTCAGATGATAAAGATGGTCTTTTTTTGCTAAAAGGATATGCAGGAACAGGAAAAACGACATTGATAGGAACCTTGGTCAAGAATTTGTGGAAAGCAAAATTAAGTCCGGTATTATTAGCACCTACAGGTAGAGCTGCTAAGGTGATCAGTAATTACTCGGGAAAACAAGCACAAACAATTCACAGAAATATCTATTACCCCAAAAAAAACGGATCAGGAGGCATGGCTTTTCAGCTAAAACAAAATAAAAAAAGAAATGCCATTTTTATTGTGGATGAAGCCTCCATGATATCTGACGCGCCAAGTGAAAGTAAATTATTTGAGAATGGATCCTTATTGGATGACCTGATGATGCACGTGTATTCTGGTCATAGATGTAAGATTCTTTTTATAGGGGATACTGCTCAGTTGCCACCAGTAAAATTAGAAGTAAGCCCTGCATTAGAAGTAGATACTTTATCATTAGGCTTTAATAAAGAAGTGACAGCAATAGAACTAGATGAAGTAGTACGACAAGCAGAAGATAGTGGGATTCTAATGAATGCTACCCGACTAAGAGAATTGCTTAATGAAGGGTTTTATGATCATTTTCAGTTTGACATACAAGGATATCCGGATGTGATTCGACTTATAGATGGACATGAGATTATGGATGCTTTAAATGATTCATATGCCAATGCCGGACATGAAGAATCCGTAATTGTAGTTCGCTCCAATAAAAGAGCTAATATTTATAATAAACAGATTAGATCCAGAATTTTATTTCAGGAAGAAGAGTTATCCGCAGGAGATTACTTAATGGTCGTAAAAAATAACTATTATTGGTTGGATACCAAGAGTGAAGCAGGTTTTATAGCTAATGGAGATACGATTAAAGTATTAGAAATTTATGGAATAAAAGAGTTGTATGGTTTTCGTTTTGCAGAAGTGAAGATCAGTATGGTTGATTACCCGAATCAAAAACCATTTGACACAGTATTGGTATTAGATACTTTAGAAGCAGAAACTCCCTCATTGACATATGAAGACTCCAATCGGTTATATCAGGAAGTGATGAAGGATTATGAAAATGAAACTTCTAAATATAAAAAGTTTATGAAGGTTAAAAACAATAAGTATTTCAATGCACTACAGGTCAAGTTTTCTTATGCGATTACATGTCATAAATCTCAGGGAGGACAATGGGATACGATCTTTATAGAGCAACCCTATCTGCCAGATGGAATATCAAAAGATTACCTAAGATGGTTGTATACAGCTGTAACAAGAGCGAAAGAGAAGTTATACCTCATAGGGTTTAAAGATGATTTTTTTATAGAGAATTAG
- a CDS encoding DUF3822 family protein — translation MDQTISNTTDNTIHRLSIQVSLNGLSFCTANEDNEILYLYEKDFGTYLSPEQTLKVIKDTFNTQTVLHKACSTVEVLYANDLYTFVPKALFSEVLLKEYLRYNVKILATDFITYDALEQHELITVYVPYANINNFFFDTYGSFTYKHISTVLADRLLTQEKHSETVKMFVHVSKKTFEIIVINKGKFVLGNTYVYQTKEDFLYYLLFTAEQLQLNPEEFELVFLGAITKDSELYNIAYTYIRNIRFGESNIRLKNPGMFPTFEPHQHYTLLNHF, via the coding sequence ATGGATCAAACGATCAGTAATACTACAGATAATACAATACATCGACTGTCCATTCAAGTAAGCTTGAATGGACTTTCTTTTTGTACGGCAAATGAGGATAATGAAATCTTGTATTTATACGAAAAAGATTTTGGGACATACTTATCGCCCGAACAAACCTTAAAAGTCATAAAAGATACTTTTAACACACAAACGGTATTACATAAGGCGTGTTCTACCGTAGAAGTTCTCTATGCTAATGACTTATATACTTTTGTTCCTAAAGCCTTATTTTCAGAAGTTTTATTAAAAGAATACCTGCGTTATAACGTAAAAATACTGGCTACGGATTTTATTACATATGATGCTTTAGAACAACACGAGCTCATCACTGTATATGTACCATATGCCAATATCAATAATTTCTTTTTTGACACCTATGGATCTTTTACTTACAAACATATAAGCACTGTATTAGCTGACCGGTTACTCACACAGGAAAAACATAGTGAAACCGTAAAAATGTTTGTACATGTTTCGAAAAAAACATTTGAAATCATCGTTATCAACAAAGGGAAGTTTGTTTTAGGAAATACATATGTATATCAAACTAAAGAAGATTTTTTGTATTACCTTCTTTTTACGGCAGAACAACTACAGTTAAACCCTGAAGAATTTGAACTGGTGTTTCTAGGAGCCATTACTAAAGACAGTGAACTATACAACATTGCCTATACTTACATTCGGAATATTCGCTTTGGAGAAAGTAACATTCGCTTAAAGAACCCTGGAATGTTCCCTACATTTGAACCACATCAACATTATACTTTACTAAATCATTTCTAG
- a CDS encoding RsmD family RNA methyltransferase, with translation MRIISGSHKGKRLQAPKKLPVRPTTDMAKESLFNILNNQYSFTEINVIDLFAGTGNISFEFASRGTEHITAVDAHYGCVGFIKNTAQSLDFSIDTIKSDVYSYLEKVKKTADIIFADPPYDFTQEQFETIASLVFTHELLEDDGVLIIEHSKHTSLETTPHFSYARGYGGSVFSFFEKTS, from the coding sequence ATGCGTATTATTTCGGGATCTCATAAAGGAAAACGATTACAAGCTCCAAAAAAGCTCCCCGTTCGTCCAACAACTGATATGGCAAAAGAATCCTTATTCAATATATTGAATAACCAGTATTCTTTTACAGAAATCAACGTTATTGATTTATTTGCTGGTACAGGTAATATCAGTTTTGAGTTTGCATCTCGAGGAACTGAGCATATTACAGCTGTTGACGCTCATTACGGATGTGTAGGATTTATAAAAAACACTGCTCAATCGCTGGATTTTTCTATTGATACCATCAAAAGTGATGTATACTCCTATCTAGAGAAAGTTAAAAAAACGGCTGATATTATTTTTGCTGATCCTCCATATGATTTTACGCAAGAACAATTTGAAACGATTGCTTCATTAGTATTTACACATGAATTACTAGAGGATGATGGTGTTTTAATTATAGAGCACTCCAAACATACATCATTAGAAACTACTCCTCACTTTTCTTATGCCAGAGGATATGGAGGTTCTGTATTTAGTTTCTTCGAAAAAACAAGTTAA
- a CDS encoding tol-pal system YbgF family protein, which produces MERTQELFERIEAYLEHDMSDQEKIQFEHEMTNDQALQIEVEKHRYLHTVLKDRDTIDYTRKIKKIISESEESHADTNKKTLFSEKKWFFLKIAASVLLVIGLGVASWNIFGKQETPEEIFASVYVPYPVESVTRGEEHDKELHRLYQYYAHENYGQVVSSVTDRIPRTALLYMYMGNSYLNTGEIQKAIEQFSAIKKKDSLYEAALWYLSLSYIKDRKLSLSKETLEKLIKYDGVYKEKAKYLLRRL; this is translated from the coding sequence ATGGAAAGGACACAAGAACTTTTTGAAAGAATTGAAGCATATCTGGAGCATGATATGTCAGATCAGGAAAAAATACAGTTTGAACATGAGATGACGAATGATCAGGCATTGCAAATTGAAGTAGAGAAACATCGTTATTTACATACAGTATTAAAAGACAGGGATACAATAGATTATACGAGAAAAATAAAAAAAATAATTTCTGAGTCAGAAGAAAGTCATGCGGATACAAATAAGAAGACACTCTTTTCGGAAAAGAAATGGTTTTTCTTGAAGATAGCTGCTTCTGTTCTTTTGGTTATCGGATTAGGAGTTGCTAGTTGGAATATCTTTGGAAAACAAGAGACGCCGGAGGAAATATTTGCTTCTGTATATGTACCCTATCCGGTAGAAAGTGTAACAAGAGGAGAGGAGCACGATAAAGAATTACATCGACTATATCAGTATTATGCTCACGAGAATTATGGTCAGGTAGTTTCATCTGTTACAGATAGAATTCCCCGTACAGCTTTATTGTATATGTATATGGGAAATAGTTATTTGAATACCGGAGAGATACAAAAAGCAATAGAGCAGTTTTCTGCTATAAAAAAGAAAGACTCTTTATACGAAGCAGCTTTATGGTATCTGTCATTAAGCTATATAAAAGATCGTAAGCTTTCGTTGTCTAAAGAAACGTTGGAGAAACTAATCAAATATGACGGAGTTTATAAAGAAAAAGCAAAATATTTACTAAGAAGATTATAG
- a CDS encoding RNA polymerase sigma factor: protein MIETEDKKILTGIIAGDETVIKSFYKNNIPYIKGYVLKNSGNEQDVEDVFQDAIVFVYQKFKTDPLDIRYSLKTYFYAVCKNIWRNRLRKNKRLQFKEEPLMISEITEQSIQEELEKKEQESLYRKYFLQLGDRCLEVLNLVFEGKSMREISTITGYSEGYARKKKFECKKRLLEMIENDPMYDELRYSNTERS from the coding sequence ATGATAGAAACCGAAGATAAGAAGATTTTGACAGGTATTATTGCGGGAGATGAAACCGTTATTAAATCCTTCTACAAGAATAATATCCCGTACATTAAGGGGTATGTGCTAAAAAATTCTGGGAATGAACAGGATGTAGAAGATGTTTTTCAAGATGCAATTGTATTTGTCTATCAAAAATTTAAAACGGACCCCTTAGATATTCGATATTCTTTGAAAACTTATTTTTATGCAGTTTGCAAGAATATATGGAGAAATCGATTGAGAAAAAATAAGCGGTTACAATTTAAAGAAGAACCATTGATGATATCTGAAATAACTGAGCAATCAATTCAAGAAGAATTAGAAAAGAAGGAGCAGGAAAGTCTATATAGAAAGTACTTTTTGCAATTAGGGGATCGTTGCCTTGAAGTTTTAAATCTCGTTTTTGAAGGAAAAAGTATGCGAGAAATTTCAACGATTACAGGATATTCAGAAGGGTATGCCAGAAAAAAGAAATTCGAATGTAAAAAACGATTATTGGAGATGATAGAAAATGACCCAATGTATGATGAATTAAGATATAGTAATACGGAAAGGAGTTAG
- a CDS encoding CHAT domain-containing tetratricopeptide repeat protein → MNYFLKIINTFLIFICFTTFTYAQQDTISANIYLKKADSLINKYQCAPSVDYTQKALAIYQKINHWEKIAKCHNLLSENYSYLEKGDLSLLHANKALAILQTYLPNHIERYSTYLNLAFYYDEVLYDYPTALDYFDKALEVVKNDPEKNALKIASLYNNMGITCRNMASYEKSSNYFRSSLKMYLSHKDTEPISIAYVYANIGLTYQLQGEYSKALDLQEKSLEIKKKVLGKDHHQVAYQYHDIGILLKRMGQYDKALLSFNKTLDILSEKSEQYVPVISNSIGTLYKEMGEYDKAISYYNKAIHYMIKKDGGMKDKPDYATFYNNIGYAYFKKKQIDNAIKNCTKSLDILHKIFTDTSHPSYAYTYKNLSKIALQQQNYTLALEYQHKVREIFTSHMNERLIDFIEAHNDLALIYLKMKDFKTASKHFHIALEHNKAVQTTSFSPTLYFNPNQLLISLEGMADIKYQQYITTKNASLLEESNLYHQQVGDLITDCRQLLTSYKDKIVFSKRVKSIYTKSILSSLQNPHDNSAIHNAFYISEKSKYNTLRELLSISNAKQFLELPETITSAEEHYKKKYAEYTSKIEKLDSKKKEDSLQIMSLESSLLDITKIQDSLTTVIEKKYPQYHQLKYNTTTSSIEEIQQRLDSRTTLLEYFTNDSILYAFTINKKQVYAQQLNISSLKEQIAQLQHAISNKEHTTYISLAHSLYTQLIAPIKNQLTGDQLIIIPDEYLWHVPFELLLTMVPESNNQKDFPYLLEEYAISYANAASMLFTNSTKKTTPDIKQECLAFSFSDTTSISENPTTIKLATLRDSGDDLPGTRKEIKAISNIIGGNYFYGKDANEKNFKKNANTYAILHLALHGEVDNNNPENSRLLFTKNKDSIEDNILYSHELFAMNIPSKLTVLSACNTGTGKIAKGEGVMSLGNAFQYAGTKSLLLSYWEVSDKASPFIMQQFYKNLSSGMNKAKALQKAKLAYLKTSDIHSIHPFYWGGFYLVGDSTPIPFDHPINTWYLLATVLLLGLAGLYIYRRKKNS, encoded by the coding sequence ATGAACTATTTTTTAAAAATTATAAATACTTTTTTAATTTTTATTTGTTTTACAACTTTTACTTATGCCCAGCAAGACACTATTAGTGCTAACATATATCTCAAAAAAGCAGATTCACTAATTAATAAATATCAATGCGCTCCCTCAGTTGACTATACTCAAAAGGCTTTAGCTATCTATCAAAAAATCAACCACTGGGAAAAAATTGCCAAATGCCATAATCTTTTATCCGAAAACTATTCCTATTTAGAAAAGGGGGATCTTTCATTACTGCATGCAAACAAAGCACTGGCTATATTACAAACGTATTTACCTAATCATATTGAACGATATTCTACATACCTCAATCTCGCTTTTTATTATGATGAAGTATTATACGATTATCCTACAGCGCTTGATTACTTTGACAAAGCATTAGAAGTAGTAAAGAATGATCCTGAGAAAAACGCTTTAAAAATAGCAAGTTTATATAATAATATGGGAATTACATGCCGAAATATGGCTTCTTATGAGAAATCCAGTAACTATTTCAGATCTTCGCTTAAAATGTATTTATCCCATAAAGACACTGAACCCATCAGTATCGCATATGTATATGCTAACATAGGGCTTACATACCAGCTTCAGGGAGAATATAGTAAGGCTCTTGACTTACAGGAAAAATCTTTAGAAATTAAAAAAAAGGTGCTGGGTAAAGATCATCATCAAGTTGCTTATCAATATCACGATATAGGAATTCTTCTAAAAAGAATGGGGCAATATGATAAGGCCTTACTCTCCTTCAATAAAACACTGGATATCTTAAGTGAAAAATCAGAACAATATGTCCCTGTTATTAGTAATTCCATTGGAACACTTTATAAGGAAATGGGTGAATATGATAAAGCGATATCTTATTATAACAAAGCTATTCATTATATGATTAAAAAAGATGGAGGTATGAAAGATAAGCCTGATTACGCCACTTTTTATAACAATATCGGATATGCATATTTCAAAAAAAAACAAATAGATAATGCTATAAAAAACTGTACTAAATCTTTAGATATATTACATAAAATATTTACAGATACATCCCATCCCAGTTATGCATATACCTATAAAAATCTATCAAAAATAGCATTACAACAACAAAATTATACCCTAGCTCTGGAATATCAACATAAGGTACGGGAGATTTTTACTTCCCATATGAATGAACGTCTGATTGATTTTATAGAAGCTCATAATGACCTGGCATTGATCTATCTGAAAATGAAGGATTTCAAAACAGCTTCGAAACATTTTCATATTGCATTAGAACACAATAAAGCGGTTCAAACAACCAGCTTCTCTCCTACGCTCTATTTTAATCCCAACCAACTACTTATCTCTTTAGAAGGGATGGCAGATATAAAATACCAACAATATATCACTACTAAAAATGCATCATTATTAGAAGAAAGTAACCTCTATCATCAACAAGTAGGTGACCTGATTACAGATTGCAGGCAATTACTGACTTCTTATAAAGATAAGATAGTTTTTTCTAAAAGAGTAAAAAGTATCTATACCAAATCAATTCTTAGTTCTCTTCAGAACCCTCATGACAATAGTGCTATACATAATGCTTTTTACATTTCTGAAAAATCCAAATACAACACACTCAGGGAACTACTAAGTATCAGTAATGCCAAGCAATTTTTAGAGTTACCGGAAACAATCACTTCTGCTGAGGAGCATTACAAGAAGAAATATGCCGAATACACTTCTAAAATTGAAAAACTTGACAGCAAAAAAAAGGAGGATTCTCTACAAATCATGTCATTGGAAAGTTCTTTACTTGATATTACAAAAATACAGGACTCTTTAACTACTGTCATTGAGAAAAAATATCCTCAATACCATCAGTTAAAATACAATACAACCACTAGTAGTATTGAAGAAATTCAACAACGATTAGATTCTCGAACCACTTTATTGGAATATTTTACCAACGATAGTATTTTATATGCATTTACAATCAATAAAAAACAGGTTTATGCACAACAGTTAAACATATCCTCTCTTAAAGAACAAATTGCACAATTACAACATGCGATATCAAATAAAGAACACACTACCTACATATCACTAGCACATTCATTGTATACACAGCTAATTGCTCCTATAAAAAACCAACTAACCGGAGACCAATTAATTATTATCCCTGATGAATATTTGTGGCATGTTCCTTTCGAGCTGTTATTAACAATGGTTCCCGAATCAAATAACCAAAAGGATTTCCCTTATCTTCTGGAGGAGTATGCCATTTCTTATGCAAATGCTGCAAGTATGTTATTTACTAATTCTACAAAAAAAACAACTCCTGATATAAAACAAGAATGCCTTGCTTTTTCTTTTTCTGACACGACTAGTATCTCGGAGAATCCTACTACTATAAAACTGGCTACTTTAAGAGATTCAGGAGATGATTTACCTGGTACGAGAAAAGAAATTAAAGCCATTTCTAATATTATTGGAGGAAATTATTTTTATGGGAAAGATGCCAATGAAAAAAACTTCAAAAAAAATGCAAATACCTATGCTATTTTGCATCTCGCATTACACGGAGAAGTCGACAACAACAATCCAGAAAACTCCAGATTATTATTTACAAAAAACAAAGACTCTATAGAAGACAATATCTTATACAGTCATGAACTGTTCGCCATGAACATTCCATCAAAACTAACAGTTCTAAGCGCATGTAATACCGGAACCGGAAAAATAGCTAAAGGAGAAGGAGTCATGAGTCTTGGAAATGCTTTTCAATATGCAGGAACTAAAAGTTTATTGCTAAGTTACTGGGAGGTTTCTGATAAGGCTTCTCCTTTTATCATGCAGCAATTTTACAAAAACCTATCTTCTGGTATGAACAAAGCTAAAGCACTCCAAAAAGCCAAATTAGCTTATCTAAAAACCTCAGATATTCACAGTATTCATCCTTTTTACTGGGGAGGTTTTTATCTGGTAGGTGATAGTACCCCCATCCCTTTTGACCATCCTATTAACACCTGGTATTTATTGGCAACAGTTCTATTACTAGGACTAGCAGGTCTATATATATACAGAAGAAAGAAAAACAGCTAA
- a CDS encoding glycoside hydrolase family 3 N-terminal domain-containing protein: MIVPTLYCIAFLLPYAIFSQEVNPLYTADREAQENWVNTIYNTMTLQEKVGQLFMVDVFSSKSKKETDKIKTLIKEYHIGGIIFSKGGPQRQAKLSNEYQEISKIPLMMAMDAEWGLSMRLDSTHAFPWNMTLGAIKDTLLIEETGKAIGRHCKRLGVHMNFAPVVDINTNPKNPIIGNRSFGEEKENVTQKAAAFMRGMQQAGVLASAKHFPGHGDTDQDSHKTLPTVEFDAKRIDSIELYPYRKLIKEGVASVMVAHLNIPSLETRSNYPSSISEKIVTGLLKDSLGYKGLIFTDALNMKGASNFSEPGDIDLAAFKAGNDILLISEDVPKATQKIIASYYAGEITEERLSHSVKKILLAKYKAGLHQYKPIDTTNLYEDLNDLKTQLLQHKLVENSLTVVKNDRAVLPVKNLDIKNVAYVSLGDDDGTPFYQTLQKYTKVDWVKADNLADMIEKLKQYNYVIVGFHKSNAHPWKGYKFKDKELVWLYEIARLNTTILNVFARPYAMLDLKTTTNLDGIIMAYQNSEVAQEKTAQLLFGAIEAKGTLPVSIGEEFPVNTGIKMRSLHRLSYGIPESVGVNSEKLKKIDSVVAVTLREKMAPGLQLIVARKGKVIFDKNYGYHTYAKKQEVKGTDIYDLASLTKILSTLPLTMELKDKGLVSLQTTVGEMLPDFKGSNKENTSIKSMLSHYARFRSWIPFYLKTLDTVTGKPDTKYYRKKKSDEFSIQVANNLYLRSDMKDSLLLRIKESPLRNRLRYKYSDLPYYLLKTYLENHYGSSLDELTQQHFYKSLGANNTGYLPIHKFGKKRIIPTENDQAFRGQVIHGYVHDQGAAMFGGIGGHAGLFSNANDVAKIMQMYLNGGTYGGKKYITSETLAEFNKCHFCHKDVRRGVGFDKPQLGEVGPTCGCISMTSFGHSGFTGTFTWADPKEEIVYVFLSNRTFPDAANRKLISNDIRSEIQRIIYEAIKK, translated from the coding sequence ATAATTGTCCCTACTCTATATTGCATAGCTTTTCTGCTACCATATGCTATTTTTTCTCAGGAAGTAAACCCTTTATATACTGCAGATAGAGAAGCTCAGGAAAATTGGGTGAATACGATCTATAACACCATGACCCTACAAGAGAAAGTTGGGCAGTTGTTTATGGTGGATGTATTTTCTTCCAAATCCAAAAAAGAAACTGATAAAATCAAAACTCTTATAAAAGAATATCACATAGGTGGTATTATTTTCTCTAAGGGAGGACCACAAAGACAAGCCAAGTTGAGTAATGAGTATCAGGAAATTTCCAAAATTCCGCTCATGATGGCTATGGATGCAGAATGGGGATTATCAATGCGTTTGGATTCAACACATGCATTTCCCTGGAATATGACCTTGGGAGCAATAAAAGACACTTTGCTGATAGAGGAAACAGGAAAGGCAATAGGGAGGCATTGTAAGCGCCTAGGGGTGCATATGAATTTTGCACCAGTGGTCGATATTAATACCAATCCTAAAAATCCTATTATAGGGAATCGATCCTTCGGGGAAGAAAAAGAAAATGTAACTCAAAAGGCAGCAGCTTTTATGAGGGGAATGCAGCAGGCAGGAGTTTTGGCCAGTGCGAAACACTTTCCTGGGCATGGTGATACAGATCAGGATTCTCATAAAACATTGCCGACTGTAGAGTTTGATGCAAAACGGATTGATAGCATAGAATTATATCCGTATAGAAAGCTAATAAAAGAAGGAGTAGCAAGTGTTATGGTAGCACACCTTAATATTCCTAGTCTGGAAACACGATCTAATTACCCTTCTTCTATTTCAGAAAAAATAGTGACAGGGTTGCTTAAGGATAGTTTAGGGTATAAAGGACTTATTTTTACCGATGCGCTGAATATGAAAGGAGCTTCTAATTTTAGTGAACCAGGCGATATTGATTTAGCAGCTTTTAAAGCAGGAAATGATATACTACTTATTTCTGAAGATGTGCCAAAGGCGACTCAGAAAATTATAGCCTCATATTATGCAGGAGAGATAACAGAAGAACGTTTGTCTCATTCTGTAAAAAAGATTTTACTGGCTAAATATAAGGCAGGATTACATCAGTATAAACCAATTGATACAACAAATTTATACGAGGATCTCAATGACTTAAAGACACAATTATTGCAGCATAAACTGGTAGAGAATTCCCTGACGGTTGTAAAAAATGACAGAGCTGTTCTGCCGGTAAAGAATCTGGATATCAAAAATGTAGCCTATGTGTCATTAGGAGATGATGACGGAACTCCATTTTATCAAACATTACAAAAATATACCAAAGTAGACTGGGTAAAAGCTGATAATCTGGCGGATATGATAGAAAAGCTAAAACAATATAATTATGTGATTGTAGGTTTTCATAAATCAAATGCGCATCCGTGGAAAGGCTATAAATTCAAAGATAAAGAATTGGTTTGGTTGTATGAGATTGCTCGTTTGAATACTACAATTTTAAATGTTTTTGCCAGACCTTATGCGATGCTAGATCTCAAAACAACAACCAATTTGGATGGGATTATTATGGCGTACCAGAATAGTGAGGTAGCTCAGGAGAAAACTGCTCAATTATTATTCGGAGCAATAGAAGCAAAAGGAACATTACCGGTGAGTATTGGAGAGGAATTTCCAGTTAATACGGGGATTAAAATGCGATCATTACACAGGTTGTCATATGGTATTCCAGAGAGTGTAGGAGTGAATTCAGAAAAACTGAAGAAAATTGATTCAGTAGTAGCTGTTACATTACGAGAAAAAATGGCACCAGGTTTACAGTTGATTGTAGCCAGAAAAGGAAAGGTCATTTTTGATAAAAACTACGGATACCATACTTATGCTAAAAAACAAGAAGTAAAAGGGACTGATATCTATGATTTGGCATCATTGACTAAAATTTTGTCAACACTGCCTTTGACAATGGAACTTAAAGATAAAGGATTGGTTTCTTTGCAAACAACTGTTGGAGAGATGCTTCCGGATTTTAAAGGTTCAAATAAAGAAAACACTTCTATAAAATCAATGCTTTCTCATTATGCGAGGTTTAGATCGTGGATTCCATTTTACCTAAAAACATTGGATACAGTAACAGGTAAACCTGATACAAAGTATTATAGAAAAAAGAAATCAGATGAATTTTCGATTCAGGTAGCTAATAATTTATATCTGAGAAGTGATATGAAAGATTCATTATTGCTGAGAATCAAAGAAAGTCCTTTGAGAAATCGCTTGCGATATAAGTATAGTGATCTGCCTTATTATTTATTGAAAACCTATTTAGAGAATCATTATGGGAGTTCGTTGGATGAGCTGACACAACAACATTTTTATAAATCATTGGGAGCGAATAATACCGGCTATCTTCCGATACATAAGTTTGGTAAAAAGAGAATTATACCAACAGAAAATGACCAGGCATTTCGGGGACAGGTGATTCATGGATATGTACATGATCAGGGAGCTGCAATGTTTGGAGGTATAGGTGGTCATGCGGGGTTGTTTTCCAATGCCAATGATGTAGCCAAAATAATGCAAATGTATCTCAACGGGGGAACGTACGGAGGAAAGAAATATATTACTTCAGAAACCTTGGCGGAATTTAATAAATGTCATTTTTGTCATAAAGACGTACGTAGAGGTGTAGGATTTGATAAACCACAATTAGGAGAAGTGGGACCTACCTGCGGGTGTATTTCTATGACTAGTTTTGGACATAGTGGTTTTACCGGGACATTCACCTGGGCAGACCCTAAAGAGGAAATTGTATATGTATTCCTTAGTAACAGAACATTTCCGGATGCTGCTAATAGAAAATTAATTTCTAATGATATTCGATCTGAGATTCAACGAATTATTTATGAGGCAATTAAAAAATAA